The stretch of DNA AAGAACGCAAAGAAGGCGATCATCACGGAACGAGAGCGCGGCCGTCGTATTGGCTGGGGCGTCTCATCGATAACGGCCGAACGCTTCGGGAACGCATGCTGATAGAGGAACGAATGGTCATAGGGCAGATCCTCGACCAACGTGAGAAGATCTCCATAGTTCACCGTAGTATGAACACGCTCAAGTCGATCGGTGAACTCACTCTGACTTAACCTACCATCTTCGAAACCGCGTCGAAGAAGCGACTCCACGTGCTCTCGATCACTCGCGGAGTTCCGTATGTGCATTGGATCGATGGCCATATACCAACTCTAGCGCATTTCGTCCAAACATTACCGGATTTGGTACAAAGACAACGAGGCACTGCTTCAGTCTCGGATCAGGCCCAGCACCAGCGCCCCATGCCGCTCACACCAGGCGTTGGCCGACCTGTCAACCGTCGTCGCCTCAAACGCGCCTCATCCCAAGAACCCTGCCTCACTGCTGCTCGCGCAAGGCTCTCAAAGTCATGGCAGTGCGTATCACTGTCAGGAGTGACAAACCAGGCCAGGCCCATTGGTGCCGCTACTCGTCGTAGAGCACCATCCCGCGGACGTTCGCACCATCTCGCATGTCGGCATAACCTTGGTTGATCTGATCAAGCGTGTAGGTCCTGGTGACAAGCTCATTGAGTTTCAGATCACCGCGCTGATACCACGACAGGAGACGGGGAATATCCGCGCGCGGATTGGCCGAGCCAAAGAGCGAACCGTGCACACTCTTTTGGTAGAGGGTGAGGTCAAGGAGCGACATCGTCACCTCCGTCTCATAGGCGCTCGCCAGACCCGTGACCACCACGCGTGCGTTCTTGCCCGCAAGGGCCAAGGCATCGGCCATCATGGACCCCTCCACGACGCCTGGTGTCATGATCACCGCGTTTGCCATGTTCCCCCAGGAGATATCGCTGATCATCTCCTTTGCCTCCGCCATGGAGGGAGCATCGTGGGTGGCACCGAATTCGTAGGCTCGGTTTCGTTTCCAGGCGTTGGGGTCGATTGCGACCACCATACCAGCGCCAGCTAGACGAGCACCCTGGACGGCATTCATACCGATGCCGCCGACGCCGACGACCACAACGATATCGCCAGGAGCAACCTTGGCG from Ferrimicrobium sp. encodes:
- a CDS encoding DUF1707 domain-containing protein, translated to MAIDPMHIRNSASDREHVESLLRRGFEDGRLSQSEFTDRLERVHTTVNYGDLLTLVEDLPYDHSFLYQHAFPKRSAVIDETPQPIRRPRSRSVMIAFFAFFILASAAPAVGPFFILAGLVFLLVALPRRRRRVMMQHCDYPGYDDRPSYRRGSGYRNGW
- a CDS encoding NDMA-dependent alcohol dehydrogenase, which produces MKMPAAVLWEPKSDWSVEEVELADPLAHEVRVKLVASGLCHSDEHLVTGDLPAPLPIVGGHEGAGVVEAIGEGVTSVSEGDHVVLSFIPACGVCDMCSTGHQNLCVLGAHLVSGSELAGGQRITARGQGVGTFCLLGTFAPYVVAHESSVVKIHEDIPLQAAALVGCGVTTGVGSAIYTAKVAPGDIVVVVGVGGIGMNAVQGARLAGAGMVVAIDPNAWKRNRAYEFGATHDAPSMAEAKEMISDISWGNMANAVIMTPGVVEGSMMADALALAGKNARVVVTGLASAYETEVTMSLLDLTLYQKSVHGSLFGSANPRADIPRLLSWYQRGDLKLNELVTRTYTLDQINQGYADMRDGANVRGMVLYDE